A section of the Opitutaceae bacterium genome encodes:
- a CDS encoding LTA synthase family protein: MLFGAVAEWVFWDEFGVRFNFIAVDYLVYTTEVIGNIRESYPMPLILSGIAVGAAAMYLAVRNLGWLSLWLDNADEPAGRRWRTAALACLFCLTLGLALSEGAIPNFSNNYNRELARNGLWSLFAAFRANEIDYDRFYPTLPTEAAFHRVRGITAGDHSSFLGGAEDNLLRLVSNHGPEKHLNVIQITVESLSASFMARYGSRDNVTPNLDALVPHALVFDAFYATGNRTDRGMEALTLSVPPTPGRSLIKRPGNENLFTLGSVFRSRGYSTQFIYGGFGYFDNMNHFFGGNGYEIIDRNAVPGSEVTFANVWGACDEDLFRWAIASADRSDQEHKPFFQFVMTTSNHRPYTYPAGRIDLPSKISGRLGAVKYTDYAIAKLLHDCESKPWYKNTVFIIVADHCASSAGKSELPLQNYHIPLLIYAPGGQIKPGVVKTITSQIDVAPTLLALLGWTYPSRFYGWNVIDQPDGFSGRALLGNYQKLGYFKDGTLTVLKPVRQSLAFKYDEMRQSGTPQPTDPSLVDDAIAYYQSASWLFAHGGQGAIQSSESMQHVANRN; encoded by the coding sequence CTGCTCTTTGGCGCCGTTGCCGAATGGGTGTTCTGGGACGAATTCGGCGTTCGCTTCAACTTCATAGCCGTCGACTATCTTGTCTATACAACCGAGGTCATTGGAAACATCCGGGAATCCTATCCGATGCCGCTGATACTTTCCGGAATCGCGGTGGGCGCGGCGGCGATGTATCTGGCTGTCCGAAATCTCGGATGGCTGTCGCTCTGGCTGGACAATGCCGATGAACCCGCGGGCCGCCGCTGGAGAACCGCAGCGCTCGCATGCCTGTTCTGCCTCACCCTTGGTTTGGCGCTCAGCGAGGGGGCGATTCCCAATTTCTCGAACAACTACAACCGCGAACTGGCCAGGAACGGATTGTGGTCCCTGTTTGCCGCATTTCGCGCCAACGAGATCGACTACGATCGCTTCTATCCGACACTGCCGACGGAGGCCGCATTTCATCGGGTGCGCGGCATCACCGCGGGCGATCATTCCAGCTTCCTTGGCGGCGCCGAGGACAACCTGCTGCGCCTGGTCTCAAATCACGGGCCGGAGAAACACCTCAATGTCATCCAGATCACGGTTGAAAGCCTGAGCGCCAGCTTCATGGCACGCTACGGCAGCCGGGACAACGTGACCCCCAACCTGGACGCACTGGTGCCTCACGCCCTGGTGTTCGATGCGTTCTATGCGACCGGAAACCGGACCGACCGCGGCATGGAGGCGCTGACGCTCTCCGTCCCGCCCACCCCTGGCCGCTCATTGATCAAGAGGCCCGGAAACGAAAATCTGTTCACCCTCGGGTCGGTTTTTCGAAGTCGCGGCTACAGCACGCAGTTCATCTACGGGGGATTCGGCTACTTCGACAACATGAACCACTTTTTCGGCGGCAACGGCTACGAGATCATCGACCGAAACGCCGTGCCCGGGAGCGAAGTCACCTTCGCGAACGTCTGGGGCGCGTGCGACGAGGACTTGTTCCGCTGGGCGATAGCAAGCGCCGATCGCAGCGATCAGGAGCACAAGCCGTTCTTTCAATTCGTCATGACCACGTCCAATCACCGCCCCTACACGTATCCGGCCGGGCGCATCGACCTGCCTTCCAAGATTTCCGGAAGGCTGGGAGCGGTGAAATACACGGACTACGCGATTGCGAAGCTCCTTCACGACTGCGAGTCAAAGCCCTGGTACAAGAACACCGTGTTCATCATCGTCGCCGATCATTGCGCCTCAAGCGCGGGCAAATCCGAGCTGCCACTGCAGAACTATCACATCCCGCTGCTGATTTATGCGCCCGGCGGACAGATCAAGCCGGGTGTCGTGAAGACCATCACGAGTCAGATCGACGTCGCTCCCACGCTTCTGGCTCTGCTCGGGTGGACATACCCGAGCCGGTTCTACGGATGGAATGTGATCGACCAGCCCGACGGATTTTCCGGGCGGGCCCTGCTGGGAAACTACCAGAAGCTTGGATACTTCAAGGACGGCACGCTGACCGTGCTCAAACCTGTCCGGCAGTCACTCGCGTTCAAGTACGACGAGATGCGGCAGTCAGGCACGCCCCAGCCGACGGACCCCTCGCTGGTCGACGATGCCATCGCGTACTATCAATCGGCGAGCTGGCTGTTCGCGCACGGCGGCCAGGGCGCAATCCAGAGTTCGGAGAGCATGCAGCATGTCGCGAACAGGAATTGA
- a CDS encoding response regulator transcription factor — protein MRILVVEDERKVAAMIKAGLEERGYAAEVCHDGESAMARVLGENFDAMILDVMIPGRDGLSVLRKLRDDGCVVSIVLLTARGELNERIEGLDLGADDYLSKPFSMTELFARLNAVLRRRTGVGLNIHRYANLTLNLATREVRRGDQEIELTMREFALLECLLRTPGKVVSRVELSQNVWGHQFDPGTNFVDVAMQRLRRKVDDPFPEKLLQTHRGVGYAIRSES, from the coding sequence ATGCGCATCCTGGTGGTTGAGGACGAAAGGAAGGTGGCGGCCATGATCAAGGCCGGTCTGGAGGAGCGCGGATACGCTGCGGAAGTGTGTCATGATGGCGAATCGGCGATGGCGCGGGTCCTCGGCGAAAACTTCGATGCCATGATACTCGACGTCATGATTCCCGGCCGGGACGGCCTCAGTGTCCTGCGGAAACTGCGGGATGACGGCTGCGTGGTCTCGATCGTGCTTCTCACCGCGAGAGGGGAGCTCAACGAGCGCATTGAGGGCCTTGATCTCGGGGCCGATGACTATCTGTCGAAGCCGTTCTCGATGACCGAGCTCTTCGCGCGACTGAATGCGGTGCTGAGGAGGCGCACGGGCGTCGGGCTCAACATTCACCGCTATGCGAATCTGACGCTGAACCTGGCGACGCGCGAGGTGCGGCGCGGCGACCAGGAGATCGAGCTCACGATGAGGGAGTTCGCGCTTCTCGAATGCCTCCTTCGCACGCCGGGCAAGGTTGTCAGCCGCGTCGAGCTGAGCCAGAACGTCTGGGGACACCAGTTTGATCCGGGCACCAATTTCGTCGATGTGGCGATGCAGCGCCTGCGCCGGAAGGTGGACGATCCATTTCCGGAGAAGCTTCTCCAGA